The following are from one region of the Paenibacillus sp. KS-LC4 genome:
- a CDS encoding stage V sporulation protein AB — MLDLPIHAFIVMLGLSGGLAVGSGLVALLTVLDLIPRLAQIAYAYSMSIWFETAVISGAVYWTFADFFNWKLSLAGITSQIAVGLLNGIFVGLLAAALTEVLNVFPILAKRIHLSDYLVGLVMAMVLGKTLGSLLDWLWYQW; from the coding sequence ATGCTTGACCTTCCGATTCATGCTTTTATTGTTATGCTGGGCTTATCGGGAGGGCTTGCGGTAGGCAGCGGACTGGTGGCGCTGCTAACCGTGCTGGATCTTATTCCGCGATTAGCCCAAATTGCCTATGCCTACAGCATGTCCATTTGGTTTGAAACGGCGGTAATAAGCGGTGCGGTTTATTGGACATTTGCAGATTTTTTTAATTGGAAGCTTTCGCTTGCGGGCATTACGTCACAAATCGCTGTCGGGCTGCTCAATGGCATATTCGTCGGCTTGCTTGCGGCGGCGCTGACGGAAGTATTGAATGTGTTTCCCATTCTCGCCAAACGCATCCATCTATCGGACTATTTAGTTGGCCTTGTGATGGCGATGGTGCTTGGGAAGACACTTGGTTCGCTGCTGGACTGGCTTTGGTATCAATGGTAG
- a CDS encoding stage V sporulation protein AA: MDTTQRQPLYLRLRKRIGIRPEKEVTLGQAARLLGESEEQERRLGQIVLYRHSKPDGNRVVIDLLQIVSRLRELEPSLTIEAYGDPQVLVMIADKPPKPRIPLLIFSWLLLFFGAGLAIMNFHTDVSMKEVHIRIVELITGEHNEHPLWFQIPYSFGIGLGMVLFFNHLFRKRFNEEPNPLEVELFTYQENVNAYVIADEMRKKNDRQTARSEDDA, encoded by the coding sequence ATGGATACGACGCAGCGGCAGCCTCTCTATTTGCGTTTGCGCAAGCGAATTGGGATACGTCCCGAGAAGGAAGTGACGCTTGGGCAGGCGGCGAGGCTGCTTGGCGAGTCCGAAGAGCAGGAACGGCGTCTGGGCCAAATCGTTCTATATCGTCACAGCAAGCCGGACGGCAACCGCGTCGTCATCGATCTGCTGCAAATTGTCAGCCGGCTGCGCGAGCTGGAGCCTAGTTTGACTATTGAAGCCTATGGTGATCCCCAAGTGCTGGTTATGATTGCGGATAAGCCGCCAAAGCCGCGCATTCCGCTGCTTATTTTTTCATGGCTGCTGCTGTTTTTCGGCGCAGGACTGGCGATTATGAACTTCCATACGGATGTCAGCATGAAGGAGGTCCATATTCGAATCGTCGAGCTGATTACCGGAGAGCATAATGAGCATCCGCTTTGGTTTCAAATTCCATATTCCTTCGGCATTGGGCTTGGCATGGTGCTGTTTTTCAACCATCTGTTCCGAAAAAGATTCAATGAAGAGCCGAATCCGCTTGAAGTAGAGCTGTTCACCTACCAGGAAAATGTGAACGCCTATGTGATCGCTGACGAGATGCGTAAAAAAAATGATCGCCAAACCGCTCGGAGTGAGGACGATGCTTGA
- the fabZ gene encoding 3-hydroxyacyl-ACP dehydratase FabZ yields MNASQILETLPHRYPFLLVDRIESVEEGHKAVGIKNVSINEMFFQGHFPEFPVMPGVLIIEAMAQVGGVAMLSVPDFKGKIAFLAGIDGARFRRQVFPGDQLRIEVSITKLKGVIGKGQAVVYVEGELAAEAELTFAIKKD; encoded by the coding sequence ATGAACGCGAGCCAAATTCTCGAAACGCTGCCGCATCGTTATCCGTTCCTGCTTGTCGATCGAATTGAATCGGTAGAAGAAGGTCACAAGGCAGTGGGGATCAAAAATGTCAGCATCAACGAAATGTTTTTCCAAGGACATTTCCCAGAATTTCCGGTGATGCCGGGGGTGCTGATCATCGAGGCGATGGCACAGGTTGGGGGCGTCGCGATGTTGAGCGTGCCGGACTTTAAAGGAAAGATCGCCTTCTTGGCAGGGATTGACGGTGCTCGCTTCCGCCGCCAAGTCTTTCCAGGCGACCAACTGCGCATCGAGGTCTCCATTACGAAGCTCAAAGGCGTCATCGGCAAAGGACAGGCCGTTGTTTATGTCGAAGGCGAGCTGGCCGCTGAAGCGGAATTGACCTTCGCGATCAAAAAAGACTAG